One window of Candidatus Regiella endosymbiont of Tuberolachnus salignus genomic DNA carries:
- the traC gene encoding type IV secretion system protein TraC, protein MERLLDAANRLIQAFNTPDGATQANKTLGEMNYPQLSSLLPYRDYDAESGLYMNNASIGFMLQAVPLMGANEHIIQVLDDLVKSKLPRHTPIAFHFVSSKVIGEQIDAGIADFRWQGTQAEHFNRITQAFYHRAAQQHFNSPTHLPLTLRDYRLYLSYCQKTKKRDSATLMALTHLLKVIRASLDSAKIGTQSVSQTDFVNIISQMVNHRPDALYTDPINVSTYDDLNRQCVDSSLDIVVKPDHLSLTLNKPTGRKSCARVMNFMLESNPDLFFLWQGGDNISNLLSPDLSIASPFVMTFILEAEDQVNTQNEATRKFIDLDKKANSPYAKLFPSVGRQAKEWGALRERLNSNQSCVVRYFFNITTFCPDEDEAALVCEQQVINTFKKNGLRLYSPRYMQMRNYLAMFPFVAGEGLWQDIKASGATCRAESTQVVNLLPIVADNRLCFRGLLAPSYRNQLAFLDIYGERLGNTNYNMAVTGTSGAGKTGLVQPILRSVLDSGGIVWVFDMGDGYKSFCENVGGVYLDGQSLKFNPFANISNISESGERIRDQLAVLASPNGTLDEVHEDLLLKAVMSAWNSKQQTARIDDVVDYLKTARNAPHYVNAERITGRMDEIIELLEKYSAQGIYGDYFNSDQPSLSGDARMVVLELGGLQDKPALLAAVMFSLIIYIEDKMYHSPRDQKKCCTIDEGWKLLNFKNAKVGAFIETGYRTVRRHLGSFITISQNIKDFDADDASTAAKAAWGNSAFKLVLKQDAAEFKAYNQSHPDQFSELERLVISRFGDAKDQWFSAFMLRINDSRSFHRLFVDPLSRAMFSSNGRDFEFIRDQRRKGVDIHTAVYALAQRNFPEEMEALELWSTIA, encoded by the coding sequence ATGGAACGTTTACTTGATGCGGCGAATCGTTTGATACAGGCGTTTAACACGCCGGACGGGGCAACACAGGCCAATAAAACCCTAGGTGAAATGAACTACCCACAGCTAAGCAGCCTGCTGCCTTACCGTGACTACGACGCGGAGAGTGGCTTGTATATGAATAACGCCTCTATCGGTTTTATGCTGCAAGCGGTGCCGCTGATGGGGGCCAATGAACACATCATTCAGGTATTGGATGACTTGGTCAAAAGCAAGTTACCGCGTCATACACCTATTGCCTTCCATTTCGTCTCCAGCAAGGTCATTGGTGAGCAAATTGACGCCGGTATTGCTGATTTCCGTTGGCAAGGCACGCAAGCGGAACATTTTAACCGTATTACTCAAGCATTTTATCACCGTGCCGCCCAGCAGCACTTTAACAGCCCCACCCACTTACCGCTGACGCTGCGGGATTACCGCCTTTACCTCTCTTATTGCCAAAAAACGAAAAAACGAGACAGTGCCACCCTCATGGCGTTGACCCACTTGCTGAAAGTGATCCGGGCCTCGTTGGATTCAGCCAAGATTGGCACGCAATCCGTATCACAGACTGATTTTGTCAACATTATTAGCCAGATGGTCAATCATCGTCCCGATGCGCTTTACACGGATCCGATCAATGTCAGCACTTATGATGATCTTAATCGCCAGTGTGTAGACAGCAGTCTCGATATCGTCGTCAAGCCGGATCATCTGTCATTGACCCTGAATAAACCCACAGGGAGAAAATCTTGTGCACGGGTCATGAATTTCATGCTGGAGAGCAACCCTGATTTATTTTTCCTGTGGCAAGGCGGCGACAATATCAGCAATTTGCTCAGCCCTGACTTGAGTATTGCCAGTCCCTTCGTCATGACCTTTATCCTGGAAGCAGAAGATCAGGTTAACACGCAAAATGAAGCCACGCGTAAATTTATCGATCTGGATAAAAAGGCGAATTCCCCCTATGCCAAATTATTTCCCAGTGTAGGCAGGCAAGCCAAAGAGTGGGGAGCGTTGCGTGAGCGATTGAACAGTAATCAATCCTGCGTAGTACGGTATTTTTTCAATATCACGACCTTCTGCCCCGATGAGGATGAAGCCGCCTTGGTGTGTGAACAACAAGTCATTAATACGTTTAAAAAAAATGGTTTACGTCTGTATTCGCCGCGTTATATGCAGATGCGTAATTACCTGGCGATGTTCCCTTTTGTCGCTGGAGAAGGGCTATGGCAAGACATTAAAGCCAGCGGCGCCACCTGCCGCGCTGAAAGTACCCAGGTGGTCAATCTTTTGCCCATCGTGGCGGATAACCGTTTGTGCTTTCGTGGCCTGCTGGCACCGTCTTATCGCAATCAACTGGCTTTCCTCGATATCTACGGTGAAAGACTCGGAAACACCAATTACAACATGGCGGTAACGGGAACCTCCGGGGCAGGCAAAACCGGTCTGGTGCAGCCTATTTTACGCAGCGTACTGGATTCCGGTGGCATCGTATGGGTATTTGATATGGGGGACGGTTACAAATCATTTTGCGAAAATGTCGGTGGTGTGTACCTGGATGGGCAATCCCTTAAATTTAACCCCTTTGCCAATATCAGCAATATCAGTGAGTCTGGTGAACGTATTCGTGATCAATTGGCGGTGTTAGCCAGTCCGAATGGCACGCTGGATGAAGTACATGAAGATTTATTGCTAAAAGCCGTGATGAGCGCCTGGAACAGTAAGCAACAAACTGCCCGTATTGATGATGTGGTCGATTACCTGAAAACCGCCCGCAATGCGCCCCATTACGTCAATGCCGAGCGTATTACCGGGCGTATGGACGAAATTATCGAATTGTTAGAAAAGTACAGCGCACAGGGTATTTACGGTGATTATTTTAACAGTGATCAGCCTTCTCTGAGCGGTGATGCCAGGATGGTGGTGCTGGAGTTGGGCGGTTTGCAGGATAAACCGGCGTTGCTGGCGGCGGTGATGTTTTCGCTGATCATTTATATTGAAGACAAAATGTATCACAGCCCGCGTGATCAGAAAAAATGTTGCACCATTGATGAAGGGTGGAAACTGCTGAACTTCAAAAATGCCAAAGTCGGCGCCTTTATCGAAACGGGCTACCGTACCGTGCGTCGCCATCTGGGTTCATTTATTACTATCAGTCAGAACATCAAGGATTTCGATGCCGATGATGCGTCGACGGCGGCTAAAGCCGCGTGGGGGAATTCTGCTTTTAAGTTAGTGCTGAAACAAGATGCGGCCGAATTCAAAGCCTATAACCAAAGCCACCCGGATCAGTTCAGTGAACTGGAACGTTTAGTTATCAGTCGATTTGGTGATGCAAAAGACCAATGGTTTAGCGCTTTTATGCTGCGCATTAATGATAGTCGTTCATTCCATCGATTGTTTGTCGATCCCCTCAGTCGCGCTATGTTCAGCTCGAATGGGCGTGATTTTGAATTTATCCGTGATCAACGCCGCAAAGGGGTAGATATCCACACCGCAGTTTATGCCTTGGCACAACGTAACTTCCCTGAGGAAATGGAGGCGCTGGAATTATGGTCAACAATAGCGTAA
- the trbI gene encoding type-F conjugative transfer system protein TrbI, which produces MVNNSVTPIEMMLPKKVDKKWSKRRRRCVKPVVIVIACMMVLNAAVALLLIQWQSPVIVTFDMKETVDSFMDQSAKTRLSPAQTEQLANRFNRALDSSLAEYRKTQRAIILVAPSVVSGARDITAAVQQDIARRMRTGRDE; this is translated from the coding sequence ATGGTCAACAATAGCGTAACCCCAATTGAAATGATGCTCCCTAAAAAAGTAGATAAAAAGTGGAGCAAACGTCGTCGTCGTTGTGTCAAGCCGGTGGTTATCGTGATTGCCTGCATGATGGTACTGAATGCGGCTGTTGCGCTGTTGCTGATTCAGTGGCAATCGCCGGTCATTGTGACCTTTGATATGAAGGAGACCGTGGATAGCTTTATGGATCAAAGCGCTAAAACGCGCTTGTCACCGGCGCAAACGGAGCAATTGGCGAATCGTTTCAATCGAGCACTGGACAGCAGCCTGGCTGAATATCGAAAAACACAGCGAGCGATCATTCTGGTAGCGCCTTCTGTGGTCAGTGGTGCGCGTGATATTACCGCAGCGGTTCAACAAGACATTGCTCGCCGTATGCGGACGGGTCGTGACGAATGA
- the istB gene encoding IS21-like element helper ATPase IstB has protein sequence MNLQMERIGQACDTLKLPAIAREWSAIADRAAGQEMSFAAFLEDILQLEVNARRQRTRDMLLQMAGLPAIKHFDDYDFRFATGVPRKQLQELTSLAFIERAENIVLLEPSGVGKSHLAISLAYQAITRGTKVRFISAAELMLQLGIAKKQERLEAYLKRSILSPKLLVIDEIGYLPFGRAEANLFFNVIAKRYEQGSVMVTSNLPFSQWATAFADDQTLTAALLDRLLHHAHIVQISGNSYRLKGKKTAGIVPITDLEKG, from the coding sequence ATGAACTTACAGATGGAGCGTATTGGGCAGGCTTGTGACACACTCAAATTGCCGGCTATTGCTCGTGAGTGGTCTGCTATCGCTGACCGAGCTGCTGGTCAGGAAATGTCATTCGCCGCATTCCTGGAGGATATTTTGCAGCTTGAAGTTAACGCGAGAAGGCAGCGTACACGAGACATGCTACTGCAAATGGCGGGGCTTCCCGCGATTAAGCATTTTGATGACTATGATTTCCGCTTCGCCACGGGGGTCCCGCGTAAACAGCTTCAAGAACTCACCAGTTTGGCTTTTATCGAACGGGCTGAAAATATTGTGCTTCTGGAACCCAGTGGCGTCGGTAAAAGTCATCTCGCCATCAGTCTGGCTTACCAAGCCATTACGCGGGGTACCAAAGTCCGCTTTATCAGCGCAGCAGAGTTAATGCTACAACTGGGCATAGCAAAGAAACAGGAACGGCTGGAGGCTTACCTGAAACGGAGTATTTTGTCGCCAAAGCTGCTCGTGATTGATGAAATTGGTTATCTCCCATTTGGACGGGCAGAGGCTAATCTATTTTTCAACGTTATAGCCAAACGCTATGAACAAGGGAGCGTGATGGTGACCAGTAATTTGCCTTTTTCACAGTGGGCAACAGCCTTTGCAGATGATCAAACCTTAACTGCTGCTTTACTGGACAGGTTACTGCATCATGCGCACATCGTCCAAATCAGCGGTAACAGTTACCGATTAAAGGGAAAAAAAACAGCAGGAATTGTTCCTATAACCGATCTAGAAAAAGGCTAA
- the tnpA gene encoding IS200/IS605 family transposase — protein sequence MTTSSYESLSHSKWDCKYHLIFVRKYRKKMLYGKIRQFLEPLFHDLGKHRSCRILEGHMVQDHVHMLIAIPPKYSVAEVIGYIKGKSAIAVARQFGGRKRNFNGERFWARGYAVSTVGFEEAKIKEYIRNQEQLDTKGADERGDF from the coding sequence ATGACAACATCATCGTACGAGAGTTTAAGTCACTCAAAATGGGACTGCAAATACCATCTTATTTTTGTACGGAAGTACAGGAAGAAAATGTTATACGGTAAGATACGGCAATTTCTTGAGCCGTTATTCCATGATTTAGGGAAGCACAGAAGTTGCAGGATACTGGAAGGACACATGGTGCAGGATCATGTCCACATGCTGATTGCGATTCCGCCAAAGTATTCAGTAGCAGAGGTTATCGGGTATATAAAGGGCAAGAGTGCAATTGCGGTAGCAAGGCAATTTGGTGGAAGAAAAAGGAATTTCAATGGAGAGCGTTTCTGGGCTCGTGGTTATGCGGTTTCCACAGTTGGTTTTGAAGAAGCGAAAATAAAAGAATACATCCGGAATCAAGAGCAACTCGATACAAAAGGGGCTGATGAGAGAGGTGATTTTTAA
- a CDS encoding coiled-coil domain-containing protein, with product MNQATFVDTHKIFKKLEKTGISTNQAEAFSEIFRESHEAVDVATRRDLEDVRKELSGDIAEVKRDIIDVRKDMEFRFEKTDAQIADVRKDMKARFEKTDAQIADVRKDMEARFEKTDAQIADVRKDMAARFEKTDAQIADVRKDFMTEMSLMRKDIEKSGMQTTIKLGGMLVVAVGVILTVLKMPF from the coding sequence ATGAACCAAGCTACATTTGTTGATACCCATAAAATTTTTAAAAAACTTGAAAAAACGGGGATTTCGACTAATCAGGCTGAGGCTTTTTCAGAAATCTTTCGTGAGTCGCACGAGGCTGTTGATGTCGCTACCCGACGTGACCTTGAAGACGTGCGTAAAGAGCTGTCTGGTGATATTGCCGAAGTCAAGCGTGATATTATTGATGTACGCAAGGATATGGAATTTCGCTTCGAGAAAACCGATGCCCAGATAGCCGATGTCCGTAAAGATATGAAGGCACGTTTCGAGAAAACCGATGCCCAGATAGCCGATGTCCGTAAAGATATGGAGGCACGTTTCGAGAAAACCGATGCCCAAATAGCCGATGTCCGTAAAGATATGGCAGCACGTTTCGAGAAAACTGATGCCCAGATAGCCGATGTCCGCAAAGATTTCATGACTGAAATGTCCCTGATGCGTAAGGATATCGAAAAGAGTGGCATGCAAACAACCATCAAGCTCGGTGGTATGTTAGTGGTTGCTGTTGGTGTGATTCTTACCGTCCTTAAAATGCCCTTTTGA
- the traN gene encoding type-F conjugative transfer system mating-pair stabilization protein TraN: MKKSGRTAWHRGITMICWVFSFTSQANDQYNQGADYARQVQNQGTAAMQAFKPNAVLPYYTPEAPEKNHYGGVTSPGADLALQGNAALTGSDVGKAITASLLNNPKEKLSMEAPFISAGKAAQNTAEQVTDGRFDGCQMQSVSHTEFTQHVCSRDTRVEQACSRKATITGEWTNRVKVVTRSYNLENLPFYPKNRKVHAVITPDVTGDIIEARYRYENWASNFVLTIKLLGTSFIYRTWGSANEPFWPTVTKLQAGKPFEIVHSQYRYNDMFLFTIPLPVTITLTIKADHPVFTPRIAWSEHCPFSKLEGALSKTECIEKGGDRTLHREGKAYTLSSDCWAYRDSYITQAATHGTCAEYVNNSACTLATRQCDYRLDGFCLHENLTYSCEHKTARTGMLCGGQFFCQDGRCAQSAAAKNTLFQQAVAELAAVAAAGKDVATSNSTDIKAFTGRPQSCKKFAVGFNNCCQDTGWGNDLGLAHCSSEEKALGQAKARRLTVDVGEYCSKKVLGVCLEKKRSYCLFDSTLAQIVQQQGRQWQLGIGFGEAKSPDCRGISANELQRIRFDNLDFSHFYADLQKGSNIPEDNPLMQRVQQHMQHQINRRSTGGK; this comes from the coding sequence ATGAAAAAAAGCGGCAGAACAGCATGGCATAGGGGGATCACGATGATTTGCTGGGTGTTTTCCTTTACTAGTCAAGCCAATGATCAGTATAACCAGGGGGCAGATTATGCTCGTCAGGTACAAAATCAAGGTACCGCTGCCATGCAAGCGTTTAAGCCCAATGCGGTGTTACCTTATTACACCCCAGAGGCACCGGAAAAAAACCATTACGGCGGTGTGACGTCACCAGGTGCGGATCTCGCCTTACAAGGTAATGCCGCGTTAACGGGATCGGATGTTGGCAAAGCAATTACCGCTTCTTTGCTCAATAATCCAAAAGAAAAGCTCTCAATGGAGGCGCCTTTTATCTCTGCGGGCAAAGCGGCACAAAATACCGCTGAGCAAGTGACAGACGGGCGTTTTGACGGTTGTCAGATGCAAAGCGTTTCTCACACCGAATTCACCCAGCATGTTTGTAGCAGAGATACACGGGTTGAGCAGGCCTGTAGCCGGAAAGCTACCATCACCGGGGAGTGGACAAACCGTGTTAAGGTGGTTACGCGCTCTTACAACCTTGAAAACCTCCCTTTTTACCCTAAAAATAGAAAGGTTCACGCTGTGATCACACCTGATGTGACAGGAGACATCATCGAAGCGAGGTACCGCTATGAAAATTGGGCTAGCAATTTTGTACTGACAATAAAGCTGTTGGGAACCTCCTTTATTTACCGAACCTGGGGTAGTGCTAACGAACCATTTTGGCCAACGGTGACAAAATTGCAGGCGGGAAAGCCATTTGAAATAGTACACTCACAGTACCGCTATAATGATATGTTTTTGTTTACGATCCCTCTACCCGTCACCATAACGCTCACCATTAAAGCGGATCATCCTGTTTTTACTCCCCGTATTGCCTGGTCAGAACACTGCCCCTTCAGCAAGTTGGAGGGGGCGTTAAGCAAAACCGAGTGTATCGAGAAGGGGGGTGATCGCACGCTGCACAGGGAAGGCAAGGCTTATACCCTTTCCAGCGACTGCTGGGCTTATCGCGATAGCTATATCACTCAAGCTGCGACGCACGGGACGTGCGCCGAGTATGTTAACAATTCTGCCTGCACGCTTGCTACGCGCCAATGTGACTACCGTCTTGACGGCTTTTGTCTGCACGAAAACCTGACTTATTCTTGTGAGCATAAAACCGCGCGGACAGGCATGTTATGTGGCGGCCAATTTTTTTGTCAGGATGGCCGTTGTGCTCAATCCGCGGCAGCTAAAAATACGCTGTTTCAGCAAGCGGTTGCAGAATTAGCGGCGGTGGCGGCGGCAGGCAAAGATGTCGCCACCTCAAACAGTACAGATATCAAGGCGTTTACCGGTAGGCCGCAATCGTGCAAGAAGTTTGCGGTGGGTTTTAACAACTGTTGTCAGGATACGGGTTGGGGCAATGATCTCGGTTTAGCGCATTGCAGCAGTGAAGAAAAAGCATTAGGCCAGGCTAAAGCACGTAGGCTCACTGTGGATGTGGGTGAATATTGCAGTAAAAAAGTCCTTGGCGTATGCCTGGAAAAAAAACGCAGCTACTGCCTGTTTGACTCTACATTAGCGCAAATTGTTCAGCAGCAAGGCCGCCAATGGCAGTTAGGTATCGGATTTGGTGAGGCTAAATCGCCAGATTGCCGCGGTATTAGTGCCAATGAATTACAACGTATTCGTTTTGATAATCTGGATTTCAGTCATTTCTATGCGGATCTGCAAAAAGGTTCAAACATTCCCGAAGATAACCCGCTTATGCAACGGGTTCAACAACACATGCAGCATCAGATTAATCGCCGTAGCACGGGAGGAAAATGA
- the traF gene encoding type-F conjugative transfer system pilin assembly protein TraF, with translation MRCQTLILSLVLSTLSYPLLAQIAEIQHFDRHTPQGWHWYNEAQDNEVEFESNRPLLTPSQQKKRLQQATQVALDTAILYPTPENFRHYMTWQNFWTAKAGEFSQMAKQAMLKYPDLDYNLQYSHYNGTVKTQLARDREKEKAAISTLASRYGVFFFYRGKQALDGQMARVIKNFVQENRLAVVPVSVDGVINPALPRSRLDRGHSRRMGIAHFPALFLVDPKDQRYQPLAYGFMTQDALARQFLAVATGFKPHF, from the coding sequence ATGCGCTGTCAAACATTAATTCTGTCATTAGTACTGAGCACGCTAAGTTATCCTCTATTGGCACAGATCGCTGAAATTCAACATTTTGATAGGCATACCCCGCAAGGATGGCACTGGTATAACGAAGCACAGGACAATGAGGTTGAATTTGAGTCGAATCGCCCCCTGTTGACACCCTCTCAGCAAAAAAAGCGGTTACAGCAAGCCACCCAAGTCGCGTTGGATACGGCGATTTTATACCCGACGCCGGAGAATTTTAGGCATTACATGACATGGCAGAATTTTTGGACAGCGAAAGCCGGTGAGTTCAGTCAAATGGCGAAACAAGCGATGTTGAAATACCCCGATCTGGATTACAACCTGCAATACAGTCACTACAACGGCACAGTGAAAACCCAGTTAGCCCGTGATCGTGAAAAAGAAAAAGCAGCTATCTCAACATTGGCTTCACGTTATGGTGTGTTTTTCTTTTACCGAGGCAAGCAAGCGCTCGATGGTCAAATGGCCAGGGTGATAAAAAATTTTGTGCAGGAAAATCGACTGGCCGTCGTTCCCGTCTCGGTAGATGGTGTGATTAACCCTGCCTTGCCGCGTAGCCGTTTGGATAGGGGTCACAGTCGGCGTATGGGGATCGCCCATTTCCCTGCCCTATTTTTAGTCGATCCTAAAGATCAACGTTATCAGCCTCTGGCGTATGGTTTTATGACGCAAGATGCGCTGGCGCGGCAATTTCTGGCGGTTGCCACGGGTTTTAAACCCCATTTTTAA
- the trbB gene encoding type-F conjugative transfer system pilin assembly thiol-disulfide isomerase TrbB, with the protein MLMKCFLMLALLLTGGVHASTWDDIAALDALKMQAAREKDKPVVARWFRLSNGRQVNLNHWKLVLFMQSACVYCQHFDPMLRQFSAESGLSVFPYSLDGQGDAAYPHALPVPPAVMAEFFQQGMPIATPTTFLVNVNTMETFPLMQGAVDRPGLVARLDDVFQMALNKGMK; encoded by the coding sequence ATGCTAATGAAATGTTTCTTGATGCTGGCTTTGTTGTTAACCGGCGGGGTTCATGCGTCGACGTGGGATGACATTGCAGCGCTGGATGCGCTAAAAATGCAGGCGGCTCGAGAGAAAGATAAACCTGTGGTAGCCCGTTGGTTCCGTTTATCGAACGGTCGCCAGGTTAACCTGAATCACTGGAAGCTGGTGCTATTTATGCAGTCAGCTTGCGTGTATTGCCAGCATTTTGATCCGATGCTTCGACAGTTTTCAGCCGAATCCGGCTTATCTGTTTTTCCGTACAGTTTAGATGGACAAGGTGATGCGGCTTATCCCCATGCTTTGCCCGTCCCGCCCGCGGTGATGGCTGAATTTTTTCAACAGGGCATGCCGATTGCGACACCCACCACCTTTTTAGTGAACGTGAATACGATGGAAACCTTTCCTTTAATGCAAGGGGCGGTAGATAGGCCAGGGCTGGTTGCCCGTCTGGATGACGTTTTTCAGATGGCGTTAAATAAAGGCATGAAATAA
- the traH gene encoding conjugal transfer pilus assembly protein TraH, producing MKSLKQVLIGLTLWVVATRCAVHADVNGDLNAFFDQLGFASNTSMPQVWQGQAAGYASGGSLYMRTAVKQVQMVSITVPALNAGCGGIDAYLGAFSHINGEQLQRFVKQIMGNAAGYFFDLALQTTVPEMKQAKDFLQKLASEVNNTNMSSCQAAQGIVGGLWPRTAVSQQKVCQDIAGESHLFADWAASRQGCTLGGSYNRVTDKAGASMKDQVLKNKNLMWQSLSKNRLFDNNKELKEFAMSLTGTLVFDSQGKIKTLVPLTTNEDIIKAMMNGGSAKIYTCDTLDACLNPTLTPVSISPHQAMNGQVKKLLSSIQNKAITDTPLTPQEKGFIASTAVPVLKYLVDPQSLGVANALLYQLSDYIGYDILMQYMQELIQQARVMLGSNHYPAPAVEQLQASLHQASQNMARLQSRVQIQQDALMVVDRQMSYMRQQVSSRLLNRYQSNYRFGGH from the coding sequence ATGAAATCATTAAAACAGGTATTGATAGGGCTAACCTTATGGGTTGTGGCTACCCGCTGTGCCGTGCACGCGGATGTTAATGGTGACTTGAATGCGTTTTTTGACCAACTGGGCTTTGCCAGCAACACCTCGATGCCGCAAGTATGGCAAGGACAGGCGGCGGGTTATGCTAGCGGCGGTTCTCTTTACATGCGCACTGCCGTTAAACAGGTGCAAATGGTTTCTATTACTGTGCCTGCGCTCAACGCCGGATGCGGGGGCATCGATGCGTATCTTGGCGCGTTTTCCCATATCAATGGGGAACAGTTACAACGCTTTGTCAAACAAATCATGGGTAATGCGGCCGGTTACTTTTTTGATCTGGCGTTGCAAACCACGGTGCCAGAAATGAAGCAGGCCAAGGACTTTTTGCAGAAACTCGCCTCAGAGGTGAACAATACTAATATGTCCAGTTGTCAGGCGGCGCAAGGGATTGTCGGTGGACTATGGCCACGCACGGCGGTATCACAACAAAAGGTTTGCCAAGACATCGCGGGTGAGAGCCATCTTTTTGCTGACTGGGCGGCTTCGCGTCAAGGTTGCACACTGGGCGGCAGTTATAACCGCGTGACCGATAAAGCGGGTGCTTCGATGAAAGATCAGGTATTGAAAAATAAAAATCTGATGTGGCAGTCGTTAAGTAAAAACCGCCTGTTCGACAATAACAAAGAATTGAAAGAATTTGCCATGAGCTTGACGGGTACGCTGGTTTTCGACAGTCAGGGGAAAATAAAAACGCTGGTGCCGTTAACCACCAACGAAGATATTATCAAAGCGATGATGAATGGCGGTAGCGCAAAAATTTATACTTGCGACACCCTCGATGCCTGCTTAAACCCTACCTTAACCCCTGTCTCGATCAGCCCACACCAGGCGATGAATGGGCAGGTTAAAAAGCTGTTAAGTAGCATTCAGAATAAAGCCATCACCGATACCCCACTGACGCCACAGGAAAAAGGTTTCATTGCTTCCACCGCCGTACCCGTACTGAAATACCTGGTTGATCCGCAATCCCTGGGCGTTGCCAATGCGTTGTTGTATCAGCTTTCAGACTACATCGGTTATGACATTTTGATGCAGTACATGCAGGAGTTGATACAACAGGCACGGGTGATGTTGGGAAGCAATCACTACCCCGCGCCGGCGGTAGAGCAACTGCAAGCCAGCTTACACCAGGCCAGCCAGAATATGGCGCGGCTCCAATCTCGGGTACAGATCCAGCAGGATGCCTTGATGGTGGTTGATCGTCAAATGAGTTATATGCGTCAGCAGGTTTCTAGCCGTTTACTTAATCGTTACCAGAGTAACTACCGGTTCGGAGGCCACTAA